The Pseudomonadota bacterium DNA window CTTTTTTTTGTGAAACTGTTCCGGATGGATTTGACCCGGTAGAAGAGCGATCAGCTTTTTGCAGTAATCACGGTTGATTATGGTGATCATCGTCGCGCCGGTTTTATGGAAATTGTCAATCCCGTAGTGGTGTGAGATCTCCAGCTCGGCGCCGCCGGAATAGACGACTCCAGCCTCCTTGAAAAGTTTCCTGGCCTGCAGGACAATGGCATAGGTTTTGGCCTGATAGTCGTTGCCTTCGATATTTTCGTAATTTATCGGAGCATTGGCCTTGATTTTGGTTTTGAGTTTATGGATTGTGTATTTTGAGATATCGTTGGCAACAAGCTGATTTTTCTCGTTCGGAAAGGCGAAGAAGATATCTTCTGTTTTAAGTTTGTGTCCCGCGGGCAGGTCGCAGCGGGCGAAAACTCCGCGTTTGAATTGCCGCAGAGCAGCTTTTTCTTTATCCGTGATCGGATGACGCCCGTTATCCGTCCCCAGCATGGCAAAGGCCCGGGCCGCGTTATCGAGCCATTTTTCCATATCTTTGGGGGTTGCGGAGTAGGCGTTGCGCGGGAATTTGTCGGTTACCACCGAGATGTGTTTTTCGAAGATTATCGCCCCTTTGCCAATGGCGACCATGACCGAATCGTAGTTGTCCGGTTCTTCATGGGTGCTGAAACCTACCGGAATATCCGGGTAGCGTTGATTAAGCAGGCCGATCTGGTTTATTTGCAGGTTTTCCGCCACGGTCGGGTATTCGCCGACGCAGTGTAATATCGCGAATTGTTTTTTCCGGTGCTGGAAAAAGCTTACGACCCGATCAATATCAGCGAAACTTGAGCCCGCGGTCGAGGCGATTAAAGGTTTGTCGGTGGTGACGATTTTTTCCAGCAGCGGCCAGTCGGTTAAAGCGCAGCTCGCGATCTTGATGATCTCAACTTCAAGTTCAAGTGCCAGATCGACCGAGGGCTCATCAAATGGCGTGGTTATTGCCGTCATCCCGGCATTTTTGACCCGTTTTATCAGCTTGGCGAACTGATCTTTCTTCAAGGCGGTTTCGCTGAA harbors:
- a CDS encoding N-acetylneuraminate synthase family protein, translated to MFNQKPLIIFELANNHMGSIEHALKTIDAFAGFVDLYPFRFAFKFQFRDLKTFIHPDFQQRLDIKYVKRFSETALKKDQFAKLIKRVKNAGMTAITTPFDEPSVDLALELEVEIIKIASCALTDWPLLEKIVTTDKPLIASTAGSSFADIDRVVSFFQHRKKQFAILHCVGEYPTVAENLQINQIGLLNQRYPDIPVGFSTHEEPDNYDSVMVAIGKGAIIFEKHISVVTDKFPRNAYSATPKDMEKWLDNAARAFAMLGTDNGRHPITDKEKAALRQFKRGVFARCDLPAGHKLKTEDIFFAFPNEKNQLVANDISKYTIHKLKTKIKANAPINYENIEGNDYQAKTYAIVLQARKLFKEAGVVYSGGAELEISHHYGIDNFHKTGATMITIINRDYCKKLIALLPGQIHPEQFHKKKEETFLLLHGDLNLYLNDIPKKMKPGETVIVEPGVKHRLTTETGCVIEEISSTHYRDDSFYSDPEIMANKERKTIVKYWLD